From Flavobacterium arcticum, the proteins below share one genomic window:
- a CDS encoding T9SS-dependent choice-of-anchor J family protein has protein sequence MLKNLQLHVTKILLTTAFLLMGVMSWGQGSESFSNLGSSSGSYSTRTWTGDDGIGWTANDARTDQSLNGKAIALRTSILTNTTTIGGIGTLSFKYARVFSGNSTLKVYVNNVQYGSNITVSNTIATTFSVDVNITGDVTIKLVNSGGNRTIIDDISWTAGAPAGPSVTTEAVSDVDTDLAILNGSITNGDATAVSFEYGTTTSYGSTEAGDPATVTGDAAFEAIVSLDVNTQYHYRAVAGTELGDDVAFWTLAAVPTTPVASNVSVTTADITIGAADGNPATTQYAIYELWNDVYVQSDGTLGATAVWHTATEWSAITVNGLTAETEYAFYTKARNGANVETTESADGAEIETLPNTAPTTSADALTAFGDICINTTATTSSFGLYGENLTTANVVVTAPTGYTLSTTTDGTYTTTLTYTADGAGELLEEVFVRFTPTVVQSYNDNITITGGGTSATTNVAVSGTGVNTGATVATSTASDVATASATLGGDVTDEGCATVTARGVVIGTSSSPVIDGSGVTNYTAVAGGSGTYTVSVTGLSSSTQYYARAYATSAGGTVYGNDVTFTTLCGEFTLPFSEDFEDATFPANCWSTFRGTNNLGTSEDWKRITSDTYNGSEGTAYVQYENVSGGLAEDWLVTPGIVLPETGGTIELKFQESQDYSSDYDGEYYIKIATSNPTDHNSYTTVINYGESDFSNSYSERTVDLTAYEGQTVYVAFVMQQDDGDNWYIDDISITEVAPPLYAPVATAATSITTTGFTANWNAVDDATSYRLDVTTQTEGTDLSDLIISEYVEGDNPGNNKAIEIYNGTGSSVDLSQYAISRGNDTKYLLSGTLANGATYVVASNGASAATLAAADVLLPYSSANTAVYFTGSEDVNLYKNFILIDKVGAGNEDVTLRRKATVMGPSTSYSNSEWDSYPVDNVDDLGSHTSEGGTTTSFVTGYEDLNVGDVTSYEVTGLEDDTDYKYVVRAVSVSETSANSNEIEVTTAVENVWNGDAWTAGSAPAIIDAAIIEGAYNTAEDGTFTAATLIINEGGSLVIASGDNITITGAVVNNIDASAFIVENNANLIQVNNVENTGDIQVQKNSSALYRLDYSLWSAPVTGQNLLAFSPQTLTNRFYDYDESTDLLTAVTPGSNNFQPGYGYLIRMPNNHVSFVNEETAGETWTGTFEGTPNNGTVTVPMESAFNGYNLVGNPYPSPVNIAAFYAANSGTLELGSALYFWRKRNNPDATTYASITLAAYIANSAAGGDTGSGTFTGISDEWVINQGQGFFVKATGGSLVFNNAMRMPVNNNQFFRTTEEAQQQSSRLWLNLVTEGKFSQTAIVYNPNTTLDLDYGWDGKSIIGDGPVTIYTMAQDITLAIQARPEFDTEDQVALGIYVETAGNYTISLDHVDGLFTEGQDVYLKDNVAGQTINLKAADYTFSTEAGQFNERFEIIYTIQALDSNDFAITPNEVVVYQTNSDININAGILDITAVSVYDMRGRTLYSNNDVNASELIVSNLESAQQVLIVNITTNKGIVTKKIVR, from the coding sequence ATGCTAAAAAATCTACAATTACACGTAACAAAAATCCTCCTTACCACGGCATTCTTGCTTATGGGGGTAATGTCTTGGGGGCAAGGGTCAGAATCTTTTTCTAATCTAGGATCTAGTTCTGGCAGTTATTCTACAAGAACTTGGACTGGAGACGATGGAATAGGTTGGACTGCTAATGATGCCAGAACAGATCAAAGCCTTAATGGTAAAGCCATAGCCCTTCGTACTAGTATATTAACAAATACTACAACAATAGGAGGTATAGGAACATTAAGTTTCAAATATGCTCGTGTGTTTAGTGGAAATTCTACGCTTAAGGTATATGTAAATAATGTGCAATATGGTAGTAATATAACAGTATCAAATACCATTGCTACCACTTTTAGTGTAGATGTAAATATAACAGGGGATGTTACAATTAAATTAGTGAATAGTGGTGGGAATAGAACTATTATTGATGATATATCATGGACAGCAGGAGCACCTGCTGGTCCATCAGTAACAACAGAAGCTGTTAGCGATGTAGATACAGATTTGGCAATATTAAATGGTAGTATAACTAATGGAGATGCTACAGCAGTATCGTTTGAGTATGGTACTACAACAAGTTATGGCAGTACAGAGGCGGGAGATCCTGCTACAGTAACAGGAGATGCTGCTTTTGAAGCGATTGTTTCTCTAGATGTAAATACACAATACCATTATAGAGCCGTAGCCGGTACAGAGCTAGGCGACGATGTTGCCTTCTGGACATTGGCAGCAGTGCCTACTACACCAGTAGCAAGTAACGTGAGTGTTACTACTGCCGATATAACTATAGGAGCAGCAGATGGTAACCCTGCCACTACACAGTATGCAATATATGAGTTATGGAATGATGTTTATGTTCAGTCTGACGGTACACTAGGTGCTACAGCAGTTTGGCATACCGCTACAGAGTGGAGCGCAATAACAGTAAATGGACTTACCGCTGAAACAGAATATGCTTTTTATACAAAAGCAAGAAATGGTGCTAATGTAGAAACCACAGAAAGCGCAGATGGTGCCGAAATAGAAACACTACCTAATACAGCACCAACTACATCGGCAGATGCGCTTACAGCTTTTGGCGATATATGTATTAATACAACAGCAACAACAAGTTCTTTCGGTTTATATGGAGAAAATCTTACTACAGCTAATGTTGTGGTAACGGCTCCTACAGGATATACACTATCTACCACAACAGATGGTACATATACCACAACACTTACTTATACTGCCGATGGTGCAGGTGAGCTGCTAGAAGAAGTTTTTGTACGCTTTACACCAACAGTGGTACAATCGTATAACGATAATATTACAATAACAGGTGGTGGTACAAGTGCTACTACAAATGTTGCTGTATCGGGTACGGGTGTAAACACAGGCGCAACAGTAGCTACAAGTACAGCTTCTGATGTTGCTACGGCTTCAGCTACACTAGGCGGAGATGTAACAGATGAAGGTTGTGCTACAGTAACGGCACGTGGTGTAGTAATAGGCACATCATCTAGCCCAGTAATAGACGGTTCTGGTGTTACTAACTATACAGCAGTAGCAGGCGGTTCGGGTACCTATACTGTTTCGGTTACAGGGTTATCATCAAGCACACAGTATTATGCAAGAGCCTATGCAACGAGTGCAGGAGGTACAGTATATGGTAACGATGTAACATTTACAACACTTTGTGGAGAGTTTACATTACCATTCTCAGAAGATTTTGAAGATGCAACATTCCCAGCTAACTGCTGGTCAACTTTTAGAGGTACAAATAATTTAGGTACAAGTGAAGATTGGAAGCGTATAACATCGGATACTTATAACGGGTCAGAAGGTACAGCTTATGTACAATATGAAAATGTTTCAGGCGGATTAGCCGAAGACTGGTTAGTAACTCCAGGTATTGTGCTTCCAGAAACAGGTGGTACTATAGAACTTAAATTTCAAGAGAGTCAAGACTATAGTAGTGACTATGATGGAGAATATTATATAAAAATAGCAACGAGTAACCCAACAGATCATAACTCTTATACTACGGTAATAAATTATGGTGAATCTGATTTTTCGAATAGTTATAGCGAAAGAACAGTTGATTTGACAGCTTATGAAGGACAAACCGTATATGTGGCTTTTGTAATGCAACAAGATGATGGGGATAATTGGTATATAGATGATATTTCTATAACAGAAGTAGCACCACCACTTTATGCACCAGTAGCTACTGCTGCTACAAGTATTACAACTACTGGTTTTACAGCAAACTGGAATGCTGTAGATGACGCTACAAGCTACAGACTTGATGTTACTACACAAACTGAGGGTACTGACCTTTCAGATCTTATCATATCTGAATATGTAGAGGGAGATAACCCAGGGAATAATAAGGCTATCGAAATTTATAATGGTACAGGTAGTAGTGTAGATTTATCACAATATGCTATCAGTAGAGGTAATGATACTAAATACCTTCTTTCAGGTACATTAGCAAATGGTGCTACTTATGTAGTAGCGAGTAATGGAGCCTCAGCAGCAACACTAGCTGCAGCAGATGTTTTATTACCATATAGTTCTGCAAATACAGCGGTGTATTTTACAGGAAGTGAAGATGTAAACTTATATAAGAACTTTATATTAATTGATAAAGTAGGTGCAGGAAATGAAGATGTTACGCTAAGAAGAAAAGCAACAGTAATGGGGCCGTCTACATCATATAGTAATAGTGAGTGGGATAGTTATCCTGTAGATAATGTAGACGATCTAGGTAGCCATACTTCCGAGGGAGGTACTACTACATCATTTGTTACAGGGTATGAAGACCTAAATGTAGGCGATGTAACTAGTTATGAAGTAACAGGATTAGAAGACGATACAGATTATAAATATGTGGTAAGAGCAGTTTCTGTATCAGAAACATCTGCAAACTCTAATGAAATAGAAGTAACTACAGCTGTAGAGAATGTATGGAATGGAGATGCTTGGACAGCAGGTAGTGCACCAGCCATTATAGACGCAGCCATTATAGAAGGAGCATATAATACAGCCGAAGATGGTACATTTACAGCTGCTACACTTATAATAAATGAAGGTGGTAGTCTTGTAATTGCCTCAGGTGATAACATTACTATTACAGGAGCGGTAGTAAACAATATAGATGCTTCGGCATTCATTGTAGAAAATAACGCTAACCTTATACAGGTAAACAATGTAGAAAATACAGGAGATATACAAGTACAAAAAAATAGCTCGGCATTATACAGGTTAGATTATAGCTTATGGTCAGCTCCAGTAACGGGTCAAAATTTACTAGCTTTCTCACCACAAACATTAACCAATCGTTTTTACGATTATGATGAGTCAACCGATTTACTTACGGCAGTAACGCCTGGGTCAAATAACTTTCAGCCAGGTTATGGTTACCTAATACGTATGCCAAACAATCATGTGTCTTTTGTAAATGAAGAAACAGCAGGAGAGACTTGGACAGGAACATTTGAAGGAACGCCTAATAATGGTACTGTAACTGTACCTATGGAGTCGGCTTTTAACGGATATAACCTTGTAGGTAATCCTTACCCATCACCTGTAAATATAGCTGCTTTTTATGCAGCCAATTCAGGTACACTTGAATTAGGTTCAGCATTGTATTTCTGGAGAAAACGAAATAACCCTGATGCAACGACTTATGCTTCAATAACTCTAGCTGCTTATATTGCTAATAGTGCTGCAGGAGGAGACACAGGTTCAGGAACTTTTACAGGAATTTCAGATGAGTGGGTTATAAACCAAGGACAAGGATTTTTTGTAAAAGCAACAGGAGGATCTTTAGTGTTTAATAATGCTATGCGTATGCCTGTAAACAATAATCAGTTTTTTAGAACTACAGAAGAAGCACAACAACAAAGTTCTCGTTTATGGTTAAACCTTGTTACTGAAGGTAAATTTAGTCAAACTGCAATAGTATATAATCCTAATACAACCTTAGATTTAGATTACGGATGGGATGGTAAATCTATTATAGGTGATGGTCCTGTTACAATATACACAATGGCTCAAGATATTACTCTTGCTATACAAGCAAGACCTGAGTTTGATACAGAAGACCAAGTAGCTTTAGGTATCTATGTTGAAACAGCAGGTAATTATACAATAAGCTTAGATCATGTAGATGGATTATTTACAGAAGGTCAAGATGTTTACTTAAAAGATAATGTAGCAGGGCAAACAATAAACCTTAAAGCAGCAGATTATACTTTTAGTACTGAGGCTGGACAGTTTAATGAACGTTTCGAGATTATTTACACTATACAAGCTTTAGATAGTAATGATTTTGCTATAACACCTAACGAAGTTGTAGTATATCAAACTAACAGTGATATAAACATTAATGCAGGTATACTTGATATTACAGCAGTAAGCGTTTATGATATGAGAGGTAGAACATTATATTCTAATAATGATGTAAATGCAAGCGAATTGATAGTGAGTAATTTAGAGTCTGCACAGCAAGTGTTAATCGTTAATATTACTACTAATAAAGGTATTGTAACCAAGAAAATTGTTAGATAA